The Acidimicrobiales bacterium sequence GGCGGTGAGGTCTCCTTCGTTGTGCGGAACTTTCCGTTGCACAACAACTCTGAGGCTGCGGCTCGTGCTGCGGAGGCTGCAGCTGCGCAGGACATGTTCGTCGAGATGATGGACTTGTTGTTCGAGACGCAGCCGGAGTGGGGGGAGAGCAGCAGCTCACAGGAGGAGGTGTTCGTCGGCTTTGCCGAACAGCTTGGTCTCGACATGACGCAGTTCCGCGAGGTATACGACGATCCTGCGACGCTCGAGAAGGTCCGACGCGACAAGGCTGACGGTCAGGCGCTGGGAGTGGAGGGAACCCCGACGTTCTTTCTGGATGGCGAGAAGCTCGAGCCGTCGAGCTTCGAGGATCTGGTAACGGCGGTTGAGCAGGCGATCGGCGCGTGACGGAAGCGGTCGTGGCCGACCGACCTTCCTCGGGTCCGGCGGCACGAGCCGTCGAGCCGGGACCAGCGCAGGTGGCGACGGCACACGAGAACGTTGGCCTGGCCTGGTTGTTGTCCGCCGGTGGGCTCGTTGGGTTGGTCGCGTCAGCGACGCTGTTGATCGAGAAGATCGAGCTCCTGGCGAACCCGGACTATGTGCCGAGCTGCAGTATCAACCCGATTCTCAGCTGTGGCTCGATCATGCGCACATCCCAGGCGGAGGTCTTCGGGTTCCCGAACCCGATCCTGGGCGTCGTCGGGTTCGCCGTCGTGGTGACGGTCGGAGTTTCGCTGCTCGCCGGCGTTGCGTACCCCAAGCGGTTCTGGCTCGGGCTGCAGGCCGGAGCAACCCTCGGGTTCGTGTTTGTGCACTGGTTGATTTACCAGAGCCTGTATCGGATCGGCGCGCTCTGCCCGTACTGCATGGTCGTGTGGTGTGTGACCGCTGCCATCTTCTGGTACGTCACCCTCCACAATCTTCGTACCGGTGATGCCACCCGACGCAGGTTCACCGGCCGGGTGGTCCGGGTCGGCGCCGAGTTCCATGCCGTGGTGCTGACAGGTTGGGTGCTGGTGGTGGCAGGCCTCATAACCGTCAGGTTCTGGGACTACTGGTCGACGTTGTTGCGCTGACTCGCGGCGAGGTCACCGCCCGATTCGGGTCGAGTGGGCATAGCGAATGACCCGGCGACATACTTGCAAAGTGCGACAGACTGTACGAGAAGTGCTGCGGGGTGTAACCGGGGTTCAGGCAGTGATAGCGCTTCTTGCGATCGCTGTCGTGTTCGTCGTCGCGGGCGTGGTCCTCAGCGCGTCGCGAGACGACGACCCGCCCGCGAGTCCCTCGGCGGCTGTACCGGTCGCGGAATTGCCGGCGGTGGAGCCCGAAGTGGGTGAAGGCGTTGCGGGTGACGGCTCAGGGAGCAGTGTGACCGCCATGGTCGCCGGGTTCGGCTTGATCGGGCTGTGGGTCGTTGGTGGAGGTGTGGCCTTGACCAGGGCTCGGCACCGTCGGGTCGGTGAGTCGGAACGGATGGCGAGATGACACCGGTGGTGGCAGTTGCGGACTCGCCGTGGGTTTGGGAAGCCCGTCCCGACGTGTGGCTGTTGGTCGCGGCGGCGGCCCTCGGCTATTGGTGGTCGCTGAGTCGGCTCCGCCCGCAGCTGCCGGGCCCGCCTGATTTGCCGGGCCGGGGGGTGCGGGCGAGGTTTGCCGCCGGGGTCGTGGTGTTGTGGGTCGCCGTCGACTGGCCCATGGATCGACTCGGTGATGACTATCTGTTCAGCGCTCACATGGTCCAGTTCGTCATGGTGACGCTGGTCGCGGCACCACTCTTGGTCTCCGGCGTCCCGACCTGGCTTCAGGTCGAGCTGGTGCGGCCCGTGGCCCGTGTGGTTCGTTTTCTGGGGAGAGGCCCGGTTGCTCTTGGATTGTTTCAAGTGGTGTTGGTCGCGACGCATCTGCCCAGCGTGGTGGAGCTCTACACCTCGAACTCGTTGGTGCATTTCTCGCTTCACGCGCTGTGGTTGCTGAGCGGATGCCTGTTCTGGCTACCGATCCTGGGTTCTGAACCGGTTGT is a genomic window containing:
- a CDS encoding thioredoxin domain-containing protein, whose amino-acid sequence is MKKNLVLPLLMVVLAVAALVVAANAGGDGPSTQAGDVVIAGGDAQLVRADSHRISEAPVDSVEFVEFLDFECEACRAAHPAVTELRSLYGGEVSFVVRNFPLHNNSEAAARAAEAAAAQDMFVEMMDLLFETQPEWGESSSSQEEVFVGFAEQLGLDMTQFREVYDDPATLEKVRRDKADGQALGVEGTPTFFLDGEKLEPSSFEDLVTAVEQAIGA
- a CDS encoding vitamin K epoxide reductase family protein, which codes for MATAHENVGLAWLLSAGGLVGLVASATLLIEKIELLANPDYVPSCSINPILSCGSIMRTSQAEVFGFPNPILGVVGFAVVVTVGVSLLAGVAYPKRFWLGLQAGATLGFVFVHWLIYQSLYRIGALCPYCMVVWCVTAAIFWYVTLHNLRTGDATRRRFTGRVVRVGAEFHAVVLTGWVLVVAGLITVRFWDYWSTLLR
- a CDS encoding cytochrome c oxidase assembly protein translates to MTPVVAVADSPWVWEARPDVWLLVAAAALGYWWSLSRLRPQLPGPPDLPGRGVRARFAAGVVVLWVAVDWPMDRLGDDYLFSAHMVQFVMVTLVAAPLLVSGVPTWLQVELVRPVARVVRFLGRGPVALGLFQVVLVATHLPSVVELYTSNSLVHFSLHALWLLSGCLFWLPILGSEPVVEPLRPPLKIVYLIGATIVPTVPAGFLTWTETAFYDSYATAPRVWGISAVTDLQLAGVVMKIGGGTILWLFILWLFASWASEERSSSTSRTSAPVTDQAPTHRPDASCA